In Pleurocapsa sp. PCC 7319, the following are encoded in one genomic region:
- a CDS encoding glycosyltransferase family A protein, with product MVKQPLVSILINNYNYDRFLPKAIESALNQTYSPLEVIVVDDGSTDNSQEIIHNYGDKIVPILKQNGDHASTFNAGFSASQGEIICCLDADDRFLPEKVAQVIKIFNSYSEIGWCFHPLKLVNTKTEEFLGITRAFPELEEDFSTLCDYRTQLQKGGLSFYPPSTSALCFRRSLLQQILPMPEILKQAADRYLTYSSLYLSPGFFLNRELTIQGIHSTNDGTLKQGQKFRRRKARNQIVAAYLLRSKFPKLVKFTNRLFARGSSYYLFNEVEKPEAKKFIDDYHQSVTLLSRLAIFLMTIYHSRPWKKAKLYKKKKS from the coding sequence ACGATCGCTTTCTACCTAAAGCAATTGAAAGTGCCTTAAATCAAACTTACTCCCCTCTGGAAGTTATTGTCGTCGATGATGGTTCCACCGATAATTCTCAAGAAATTATCCATAACTATGGCGACAAAATAGTTCCCATATTAAAGCAAAATGGAGATCATGCTTCTACCTTTAATGCCGGTTTTTCAGCTTCTCAAGGAGAAATTATTTGTTGTTTAGATGCTGACGATCGCTTTCTCCCAGAAAAAGTAGCTCAAGTTATTAAAATTTTTAATTCTTATTCAGAAATTGGGTGGTGTTTTCATCCTCTCAAATTAGTTAATACTAAGACAGAAGAATTTCTCGGTATCACCCGTGCCTTTCCCGAATTAGAAGAAGATTTCTCAACTCTCTGCGATTATCGGACACAACTTCAAAAAGGTGGACTGTCATTTTATCCACCGTCAACATCTGCTCTGTGTTTTCGACGCAGTCTCTTACAACAAATCTTACCCATGCCAGAGATTCTCAAACAAGCTGCAGATCGATACTTAACTTATAGTTCTCTCTATCTAAGTCCAGGTTTTTTTCTTAATCGAGAATTAACTATTCAGGGAATACACAGTACTAATGATGGTACTCTCAAACAAGGACAAAAATTTAGACGGCGAAAAGCTCGCAATCAAATAGTCGCAGCATATCTGCTACGGTCCAAATTCCCAAAGTTAGTTAAATTCACTAATCGCTTATTTGCCAGGGGTTCTAGCTATTATTTGTTTAATGAAGTTGAAAAACCAGAAGCTAAGAAATTTATTGATGATTATCATCAATCCGTCACTTTATTGTCCAGATTAGCTATCTTTTTAATGACAATTTATCATAGTCGTCCTTGGAAAAAAGCTAAATTGTATAAAAAAAAGAAGTCTTAA